One Bacillota bacterium DNA segment encodes these proteins:
- a CDS encoding anti-sigma factor antagonist (This anti-anti-sigma factor, or anti-sigma factor antagonist, belongs to a family that includes characterized members SpoIIAA, RsbV, RsfA, and RsfB.) translates to MMLELDTAGDVLIARLNGEIDLKVADELRQDLERALDSHLIRHLVLDFETVSFIDSTGLGVILGRYKRVAGAGGKLGLLGLRPGVKRVLEFSGVLRIAAEFTSRNEALEAFGGGEASA, encoded by the coding sequence ATGATGCTGGAGTTGGATACGGCGGGAGATGTATTGATTGCCAGACTTAACGGGGAGATTGACCTTAAGGTTGCCGACGAGTTGCGGCAGGATTTAGAAAGGGCTTTAGACAGTCATTTAATCCGTCATCTGGTTTTAGATTTTGAGACGGTAAGTTTTATCGACAGTACAGGCCTAGGGGTTATACTCGGACGCTATAAGAGGGTCGCCGGCGCCGGAGGAAAGCTTGGGCTTCTCGGCCTGCGTCCCGGGGTAAAACGGGTGCTTGAGTTTTCCGGGGTACTGCGTATCGCCGCGGAATTTACTTCAAGAAATGAAGCACTGGAGGCGTTTGGGGGGGGTGAGGCCAGTGCTTAA
- the spoIIAB gene encoding anti-sigma F factor has protein sequence MKHWRRLGGVRPVLNRFRLEFPSLPDNIGLARVTVAAFAAQLDPTVEELDDLKGAVSEAVTNAIIHGYDNSPDGLVTLEAVLFGDAIEICVEDGGKGIDDISRAMEAEFSSDPERLGLGFNFMRSFMDTIQVDSAPGRGTRVVMRKQFGPHH, from the coding sequence ATGAAGCACTGGAGGCGTTTGGGGGGGGTGAGGCCAGTGCTTAATCGCTTTCGTCTGGAATTCCCCAGCCTGCCCGACAATATCGGTCTGGCACGAGTAACGGTGGCTGCTTTTGCGGCGCAGCTTGATCCGACGGTCGAAGAGTTGGACGACCTTAAAGGGGCGGTTTCCGAAGCGGTCACAAATGCGATTATTCACGGTTACGACAACTCTCCGGACGGTCTGGTCACCCTGGAAGCCGTTCTTTTCGGGGACGCTATCGAGATTTGTGTAGAGGATGGAGGGAAAGGTATAGATGACATATCCAGGGCCATGGAGGCGGAGTTCTCCAGCGACCCGGAGCGGTTGGGCCTTGGATTTAACTTTATGCGGTCTTTTATGGATACCATACAGGTTGACTCTGCTCCCGGCAGGGGTACCCGGGTAGTTATGCGGAAGCAATTCGGTCCCCACCACTGA
- a CDS encoding SigB/SigF/SigG family RNA polymerase sigma factor, with product MTEVSRGLLGDEKTRELIEKAQKGDAAAQEQLVKANLRLVASIVQRFINRGYDYEDLFQVGCIGLLKAITKFNFRYEVKFSTYAVAMIIGEIRRFIRDDSPVRVSRSLKETVVRINDTRESLINGLGREPSLSEIAEVLRLKPEEVVVALDAAQAPSSLQDVVCGEGADAVYREERLANTQEEENAWLRSIAVKDMLAGLPLRDRQVLIWRFFEELTQAEIAAELGISQAQVSRIERQALEKLRGSAGSEDFS from the coding sequence ATGACAGAGGTTTCCCGCGGGCTCCTGGGCGACGAGAAGACCCGTGAGTTGATCGAGAAGGCACAGAAAGGTGACGCGGCGGCACAGGAACAACTGGTCAAGGCAAACCTCCGGCTGGTAGCCAGCATAGTGCAAAGGTTCATAAACCGCGGTTACGACTATGAAGACCTTTTTCAGGTCGGCTGCATCGGGCTTTTAAAAGCCATCACCAAGTTCAACTTCCGTTACGAAGTCAAGTTTTCAACCTACGCCGTGGCGATGATTATCGGGGAGATACGCCGGTTTATAAGGGACGATAGCCCGGTGCGGGTTTCCCGTTCCCTGAAAGAGACCGTGGTACGGATAAACGATACGCGAGAATCCCTGATTAACGGCCTGGGACGGGAACCGTCCCTGAGCGAGATAGCAGAGGTGCTCAGGCTTAAACCTGAAGAGGTGGTGGTAGCGCTGGACGCGGCGCAGGCGCCGTCATCCCTTCAGGATGTGGTTTGCGGTGAGGGTGCGGATGCGGTTTACCGGGAGGAACGGCTTGCGAACACACAGGAGGAGGAAAACGCGTGGCTGCGGAGCATAGCAGTTAAGGATATGCTGGCCGGCCTGCCGCTCAGAGACCGCCAGGTACTTATCTGGCGGTTTTTCGAGGAACTTACCCAGGCGGAGATCGCCGCGGAACTCGGCATTTCCCAGGCTCAGGTATCCCGTATTGAGCGGCAGGCGCTGGAAAAATTACGAGGATCGGCCGGATCGGAAGATTTCTCGTAA
- a CDS encoding DUF2225 domain-containing protein: MEQKVNLLRKIHIFNRLTPLFLGHLAACSKVEKYPLGKTLLEAGSLDDHLFIVLHGKVGISGGFYRDQARVAGGPGTILGVFGLLGGNPASCSVRTEDDTIILTINRRDFQFVLKSHPEEAVMLIESLSGQLQKASVSMDVISPVVDTHQGTAQAVSKEIPSAAVEKNKREEKRADEPFYSRRFTCPCCEITFYSQSVKSKYVRLDKTDSDFCPHYRAVNPLFYEVRVCPQCGYAFAGEKPVKLNDRAMASLAEQLLEIRTTVRFDGERDLDVAVDSFHRAIYCLEIIGGKKSELGKFYLKIAWLYRSAGYETQEQEYCEKALCCFNESYRTEQSSDPAFELNLLYLLGDLNHRLGYLDRAAQWFSRILTHPRRFGNPNIVNRTREQWYELRAELKKSCGGT; the protein is encoded by the coding sequence ATGGAACAAAAGGTAAATCTCTTAAGAAAGATACACATCTTCAACAGGTTAACCCCCCTATTCTTGGGACACCTGGCCGCTTGCAGCAAAGTCGAGAAATATCCTTTAGGAAAAACCCTTCTGGAAGCAGGGTCTTTGGACGATCACCTGTTTATCGTTTTACATGGGAAGGTAGGCATAAGCGGCGGTTTTTACCGGGACCAGGCTCGCGTGGCCGGCGGCCCCGGAACTATCCTCGGGGTTTTCGGACTCCTGGGAGGGAACCCGGCTTCGTGCTCGGTGCGCACGGAGGACGATACCATCATTCTTACGATAAACCGCCGCGACTTCCAGTTTGTCCTTAAGTCGCACCCTGAAGAAGCGGTTATGTTAATCGAGTCATTATCCGGTCAGTTACAAAAAGCAAGCGTAAGCATGGACGTGATATCGCCCGTGGTTGACACCCATCAAGGAACAGCGCAGGCGGTTAGCAAGGAAATTCCCTCCGCAGCCGTAGAAAAAAACAAGCGGGAGGAGAAAAGGGCAGACGAGCCTTTTTACTCGCGACGCTTCACCTGCCCTTGTTGTGAAATAACGTTCTATTCCCAGTCGGTTAAATCCAAATACGTCAGGCTGGATAAGACCGACAGCGATTTCTGCCCCCATTACCGTGCAGTCAACCCGTTGTTTTATGAAGTGAGAGTCTGCCCCCAGTGCGGCTATGCCTTTGCGGGAGAAAAACCTGTGAAACTGAACGACCGGGCAATGGCCAGTCTTGCCGAGCAATTGTTGGAAATCAGGACGACGGTTCGTTTTGACGGAGAGAGGGATCTGGACGTGGCGGTGGACTCCTTCCACCGTGCGATTTATTGCCTGGAAATCATCGGGGGGAAGAAATCCGAACTGGGGAAATTTTATCTTAAGATAGCATGGCTCTACCGTTCCGCAGGGTACGAAACACAGGAACAAGAATACTGCGAAAAAGCGCTTTGCTGTTTTAACGAATCTTACCGCACCGAGCAATCCAGCGACCCGGCGTTTGAACTCAACCTCTTGTATCTCCTCGGGGATCTGAACCACCGTTTGGGATACCTGGATCGTGCAGCGCAGTGGTTCAGCAGGATTCTAACTCATCCGCGCCGTTTCGGCAATCCCAACATCGTCAACCGTACCCGGGAACAGTGGTACGAACTGCGAGCGGAACTTAAGAAAAGTTGCGGCGGTACGTAA
- a CDS encoding dodecin family protein, with protein sequence MHVKVAELVGESPSSWRDAVHAAVSEATQTLGNITGVEVINFTANVENGEIKEFKANVKVAYMG encoded by the coding sequence TTGCACGTCAAGGTGGCCGAATTGGTCGGAGAATCACCCAGCAGCTGGCGGGACGCGGTGCATGCTGCTGTCAGCGAAGCTACTCAGACTCTAGGGAATATTACGGGGGTCGAGGTCATTAACTTTACCGCCAATGTCGAAAACGGCGAAATAAAAGAGTTTAAGGCTAACGTTAAGGTGGCCTATATGGGCTAA
- a CDS encoding HAD family phosphatase, which yields MIRELIREGRLRGVIFDLDGTLTPVRSVWQHIHEALGTWETHGSLSLAAFLAGEITYEEFARRDVGSWSGVRRELIENIVAEIPYHDGVKETIDALKDRGIRLALLSSGLDLLAERVAEDLGFDYHIANGLGFSYGRADGRVYIRVPWEGKADHLDAICSAFGAGPREIAAVGDSHGDVPLFTRVGLSIAVNAEPAVSANAHVSLECRDLRAILPLLTPYFLP from the coding sequence TTGATCCGGGAGTTAATCCGGGAAGGACGGTTACGCGGGGTTATCTTCGACCTCGACGGCACATTGACACCGGTACGAAGTGTCTGGCAGCACATCCACGAGGCGCTTGGCACCTGGGAGACGCACGGCAGCCTGTCGCTTGCCGCGTTCCTGGCAGGGGAAATAACGTATGAGGAGTTCGCCAGGCGGGATGTCGGTTCCTGGAGCGGCGTGCGGCGTGAACTCATAGAGAATATTGTGGCGGAGATTCCCTACCACGATGGGGTCAAGGAAACCATTGATGCCTTGAAAGACAGAGGAATAAGGCTGGCGCTTCTTTCATCAGGTCTGGACCTGCTGGCGGAGCGGGTGGCGGAAGACCTGGGTTTTGATTATCACATCGCCAACGGGCTCGGCTTCTCGTACGGCAGGGCGGACGGGCGGGTGTATATCCGCGTTCCGTGGGAGGGCAAAGCCGATCATCTTGATGCCATCTGCAGTGCGTTCGGCGCCGGACCGCGGGAGATTGCGGCCGTGGGCGACAGCCACGGCGATGTACCGCTTTTTACACGGGTGGGACTGAGCATTGCCGTGAACGCCGAGCCGGCTGTTTCAGCCAACGCGCATGTAAGCCTGGAATGCCGGGACCTTCGTGCAATCCTGCCCTTGCTGACGCCTTATTTTTTGCCGTAA
- the spoVAC gene encoding stage V sporulation protein AC has translation MVFDPADPLEKQKEQYQKIVNKVSPKPPVLRNSVYAFAVGGLICVIGQVFTTLFQRSGLSVLDAGTATSIVLVFFAALLTGFGVYDEIARFAGAGTIVPITGFANSMVAPALEARTEGMVMGVGARLFTIAGPILVFGIVTAWLAGILYYFFGPHSPVS, from the coding sequence ATGGTGTTTGACCCGGCAGATCCGCTTGAGAAGCAGAAAGAGCAGTATCAGAAGATAGTAAACAAAGTCAGTCCTAAACCTCCGGTTTTGCGGAATTCCGTATATGCGTTTGCGGTCGGGGGGCTTATCTGCGTTATCGGGCAGGTCTTTACAACCCTGTTTCAGAGGTCAGGTCTGAGCGTTTTGGACGCCGGAACAGCGACCTCGATTGTCCTTGTTTTCTTTGCGGCGCTTTTAACGGGATTCGGTGTTTACGACGAGATCGCCAGGTTCGCCGGCGCAGGCACCATCGTTCCGATCACAGGCTTCGCGAACTCAATGGTGGCGCCCGCGCTCGAAGCTCGCACTGAGGGGATGGTTATGGGTGTAGGGGCGCGTCTGTTTACGATAGCCGGACCGATCCTGGTGTTCGGTATCGTTACGGCATGGCTGGCGGGGATACTGTATTATTTTTTCGGTCCGCATTCACCGGTGTCCTGA
- a CDS encoding secondary thiamine-phosphate synthase enzyme YjbQ, whose amino-acid sequence MIVTVEVVTRQQQEFVDISDSIQSAVHASGILEGVAFVYCPHTTAGLCINENYDPTVPEDILRKLEELVPVRGSYRHLEGNAAAHIKSCLMGVSHLLPVSEGKLKLGTWQGVFFCEFDGPRRRKVIVRVLSEKTDEAETT is encoded by the coding sequence TTGATTGTTACGGTTGAAGTAGTCACACGACAACAACAGGAGTTTGTGGACATCAGCGACAGCATCCAATCCGCGGTTCATGCAAGCGGCATCCTGGAAGGCGTGGCCTTCGTTTATTGTCCGCACACGACTGCCGGACTTTGCATAAATGAAAACTACGATCCCACAGTTCCCGAAGACATTCTGCGCAAGCTCGAAGAGCTTGTCCCGGTGCGTGGTTCCTACCGGCATTTGGAAGGCAACGCGGCGGCACACATTAAGTCGTGTCTTATGGGCGTAAGCCACCTGCTGCCGGTCAGCGAAGGCAAGCTTAAACTGGGTACCTGGCAGGGCGTGTTTTTCTGCGAGTTTGACGGACCACGACGGCGCAAGGTAATTGTTCGCGTATTGTCGGAAAAAACGGATGAGGCGGAGACGACTTAG
- the spoVAD gene encoding stage V sporulation protein AD — MAAPKKLGKQTAAFTTPPVVIAAAAIAGAKEGQGPLGWSFDKIVEDPYYYEESWEKAERRFLQEAMEKALAKANVKPQDVDFLLAGDLLNQIVSANFVARALAIPFLGLYGACSTIYEGLALGSMLIDGGFAQNVLIGASSHYATAERQYRFPTEQGTQRPLTAQWTVTGAGAILLAAGGVGPRVTQATVGRVVDLGSGDPYNMGAAMAPAVADTVSRHFSDTQRRVEDYDLILTGDLGFYGKQLLEELMGKYGHDISQKHQDCGILIYDRETQDVHAGGSGCGCPAVVTCGFIMQQMREQKVKRMLGIGSGALLSPVTTGQGETIPAVGHAVVLES, encoded by the coding sequence GTGGCCGCACCGAAAAAACTTGGTAAACAGACGGCAGCTTTCACCACACCCCCGGTGGTTATAGCTGCGGCGGCTATCGCGGGGGCGAAAGAGGGGCAGGGTCCTTTAGGCTGGAGCTTTGATAAGATCGTGGAAGACCCCTACTATTACGAAGAGAGTTGGGAAAAAGCCGAGCGTAGGTTTCTCCAGGAAGCCATGGAAAAGGCTCTTGCCAAAGCGAACGTCAAGCCGCAGGATGTGGATTTCCTACTGGCCGGCGACCTGTTGAACCAAATAGTCTCGGCTAACTTTGTGGCGCGGGCGTTGGCGATACCTTTTCTAGGGCTTTACGGCGCGTGTTCCACCATTTACGAAGGGCTGGCTTTAGGATCGATGCTGATCGACGGCGGGTTCGCCCAGAATGTACTCATAGGCGCATCAAGCCACTACGCAACCGCGGAGCGTCAGTACCGGTTTCCTACGGAACAGGGAACGCAAAGACCGCTGACCGCGCAGTGGACGGTTACGGGAGCGGGGGCGATACTCCTCGCGGCGGGAGGCGTCGGGCCGCGGGTGACCCAGGCCACCGTTGGCAGGGTGGTTGACCTTGGAAGCGGGGACCCCTATAACATGGGAGCGGCAATGGCTCCCGCGGTGGCGGATACCGTTTCCCGTCATTTCAGCGACACCCAGCGGCGTGTGGAGGACTACGACCTGATCTTGACGGGCGATTTGGGGTTTTACGGCAAACAACTGCTCGAAGAGTTGATGGGAAAGTACGGCCACGACATTTCGCAAAAGCACCAGGATTGCGGCATCCTGATTTATGACAGGGAAACCCAGGATGTTCATGCCGGCGGCAGCGGGTGCGGCTGCCCTGCGGTGGTAACCTGCGGTTTTATAATGCAGCAGATGCGCGAGCAAAAAGTGAAACGGATGCTCGGCATCGGATCAGGTGCGCTTTTAAGCCCGGTAACAACCGGACAGGGGGAAACCATTCCTGCGGTGGGACACGCCGTGGTGCTGGAAAGCTAA
- a CDS encoding D-alanyl-D-alanine carboxypeptidase family protein, with translation MRWPAMVLLSLMVLLGTVPYSQAAALQTELTTTAKGAVIMEAHNGKILWEQEPQARQPIASMVKIMTLLMATEAVEQGRVKLSDNVVASEYAAEMGGSQIFLAPQEVMSLKELLISVATASANDASFAIAEHVGGSAEAFVAAMNQRAKELGMKDTYYVNPTGLPAPGQYSCARDQAVLLRELLKHPLFCDITKIKEYDLRDGKFKLWNTNKLLWWYKGTDAGKTGFTDEAGFCLASSVLRDGLRLIAVVVGGREDKSHFRESMKLYNWGFARYQAVHLAREGMRVSDLPVERGVQERLDALTGEEICLVVPRGKDKGITRRLALPAKVTAPINKGQPIGTWIVCQEGKEIHYAKLVAARDVARAGYWDLLRRTAGHLCEM, from the coding sequence ATGCGTTGGCCGGCAATGGTGTTGTTGTCTTTAATGGTTTTGCTGGGGACTGTGCCTTATTCGCAAGCGGCAGCCTTACAAACGGAGCTTACCACCACCGCTAAGGGCGCGGTCATAATGGAGGCCCACAACGGGAAAATTTTATGGGAACAGGAACCTCAGGCGCGCCAACCGATAGCAAGCATGGTTAAAATAATGACCCTGCTGATGGCGACGGAAGCGGTGGAACAGGGTAGGGTAAAGCTTTCCGACAACGTGGTTGCCAGTGAGTATGCGGCGGAAATGGGCGGTTCACAGATTTTTTTGGCTCCACAGGAGGTTATGAGTTTAAAGGAATTGTTGATTTCGGTGGCGACGGCGTCTGCCAATGACGCCAGTTTTGCGATCGCCGAGCACGTCGGCGGGAGCGCTGAAGCGTTTGTTGCGGCTATGAACCAGAGGGCGAAGGAACTGGGGATGAAGGACACATATTACGTGAATCCTACCGGGCTGCCCGCGCCGGGTCAATACTCGTGTGCCCGTGACCAGGCGGTTCTTCTCCGGGAATTACTCAAACACCCCTTGTTTTGCGATATCACAAAGATAAAGGAATATGATCTGAGGGACGGAAAATTCAAGTTATGGAACACGAATAAGCTCCTATGGTGGTATAAAGGTACCGACGCCGGGAAAACAGGATTTACGGACGAAGCCGGTTTTTGTCTGGCATCTAGTGTACTCAGGGACGGTTTGAGGCTGATAGCGGTTGTTGTAGGCGGCCGCGAGGATAAATCCCACTTCAGGGAATCAATGAAGCTATACAACTGGGGGTTTGCCCGGTACCAGGCGGTCCACTTGGCCCGGGAGGGGATGCGGGTTTCCGACCTTCCGGTGGAACGAGGCGTGCAGGAACGTCTGGATGCCCTGACCGGCGAGGAGATCTGCCTTGTGGTGCCCCGCGGGAAGGATAAGGGAATTACCAGACGGCTTGCGCTGCCGGCAAAGGTTACCGCGCCTATAAACAAGGGGCAGCCGATCGGCACCTGGATCGTCTGCCAGGAAGGGAAAGAGATTCATTACGCTAAGCTTGTCGCTGCACGGGACGTAGCCCGCGCCGGCTACTGGGACTTGTTGCGCAGAACCGCTGGGCACCTCTGTGAAATGTGA
- a CDS encoding MFS transporter, whose amino-acid sequence MRGVRQIANEEIRLIAPQKKVFPPLAALYHRDYRLYWTGQLVSVTGTWMQQVALSWLVLELTHSALLLGVVGAANFGPVLLFSLFGGALADRVSKRRLIIFTQTGMMLIALVLGLLVLTGLVRYWEVLVCAFLLGTLNALDSPARQSFIIHLAGRDNLMNAIALHSSLFNGARVVGPAIAGLVIAGWGIAVCFLLNALSFVAVLVQLLRISADGTTCGAQSRKSIWQETRAGFAYIRANPRIFFPLILLAQVSLLAINFSVLVPALARLTLGRGAQDFGFLLSAQGLGALLGGLTLAWLSARGPERRFLGAGVIALCGAQVVLGWWPGYHQALWLLFVAGWGMVVLNGTINTTVQLASTDEFRGRVMSLFVLFFMGTSPLGNLIAGATAHAYGIPVSFAAGSAAALFLTAFTGLWWRKVEKRG is encoded by the coding sequence TTGCGGGGGGTAAGGCAAATCGCCAACGAAGAGATCAGGTTGATCGCACCGCAAAAGAAGGTTTTCCCGCCGCTGGCGGCGCTTTATCACCGGGATTACCGCCTTTACTGGACAGGACAACTCGTATCGGTCACCGGGACGTGGATGCAGCAGGTGGCGCTGTCCTGGCTGGTCTTGGAACTCACGCATTCGGCGCTGCTGCTGGGCGTGGTGGGCGCAGCGAACTTCGGGCCGGTACTCCTTTTTTCACTTTTCGGCGGCGCGCTGGCCGACCGGGTATCCAAGCGGCGGCTGATCATTTTCACTCAAACCGGGATGATGCTCATCGCTCTCGTTCTGGGTCTGCTCGTCCTAACAGGGCTGGTAAGGTACTGGGAGGTATTGGTCTGCGCCTTCCTTCTGGGAACATTGAACGCGCTTGACTCTCCGGCCCGGCAATCGTTCATAATCCACCTTGCGGGACGCGACAACCTTATGAACGCAATCGCCCTGCACTCCTCCCTGTTCAACGGCGCGCGGGTCGTCGGCCCGGCAATAGCCGGGCTGGTTATCGCCGGCTGGGGTATTGCGGTTTGTTTTTTGTTAAACGCTTTATCCTTTGTGGCCGTTCTTGTGCAACTTCTGCGGATCAGCGCGGATGGAACAACCTGCGGGGCGCAGTCGCGGAAATCCATCTGGCAGGAGACGAGAGCAGGCTTCGCTTACATCCGGGCGAACCCGCGGATTTTCTTTCCGCTTATTCTTTTGGCCCAGGTAAGCCTGCTGGCTATAAACTTTAGTGTCCTCGTCCCGGCGCTCGCCCGTCTGACACTCGGTCGGGGGGCTCAGGACTTCGGGTTTCTGCTTTCGGCGCAGGGGCTCGGGGCTCTGCTCGGCGGGCTCACCCTGGCTTGGCTGAGCGCAAGGGGGCCCGAGCGGCGGTTCCTGGGAGCCGGAGTTATAGCCCTTTGTGGCGCGCAGGTCGTTCTCGGATGGTGGCCCGGCTACCATCAGGCGCTTTGGCTGCTGTTCGTCGCCGGTTGGGGTATGGTGGTCCTTAACGGCACCATTAACACGACCGTACAGCTTGCATCCACGGACGAATTCAGAGGACGCGTTATGAGCCTTTTTGTTTTATTTTTCATGGGAACCTCTCCCTTGGGAAACCTGATTGCCGGGGCAACGGCCCACGCCTACGGCATACCGGTTTCCTTTGCCGCGGGGTCCGCGGCGGCGTTGTTTCTTACAGCCTTCACCGGGTTGTGGTGGCGGAAGGTGGAAAAACGTGGTTAG
- a CDS encoding spore germination protein, which yields MTIEDGKDTPISKDLAVNLQRLEDRLVFKKNFDLILREIEVGGRRAALLFVDAFTKDVPLTLILKGLLEVKPGEITLNTFKKLFYHYVTFSEVKQLKTLEEVIYAALSGPVAFIIDGVEFGILIDVRQYPARTPQEPDLEKVTRGSRDGFVETLVHNTALIRRRVRDPGLRFEHLSAGVRSKTDIALTYIEDIANPEIINLVREKINKINIDGLPMAEKSIEELITPGTYWNPFPKVRYTERPDVAAAHLFDGNVMVLVDTSPSAIILPATIFHHLQHAEEFRQNPTVGVYMRWVRYIGVFVSLFLTPLWLLAALEPNMLPGILHFIGPKKVGEIPLFLQFVIAEIAIDMIRMATIHTPSPIATSTGIIGAVLLGQLAAQVGLFSPEVTLYTAAAAIGTFLTPSFELAQANRLARLFILILTGLFRLPGFIIGVVATFVLLLFTRSFGVPYLWPLIPLNLAALRNVFMRPPVAIKHERPAIMRPIDPDRQPQAAPARKPFMKRRK from the coding sequence GTGACCATTGAAGACGGGAAGGATACACCCATCTCCAAAGATCTTGCGGTAAACCTCCAAAGACTCGAAGACCGCCTGGTTTTCAAAAAGAATTTTGACCTCATTCTCCGGGAAATTGAGGTCGGCGGCCGTAGAGCGGCGCTTCTGTTCGTAGACGCTTTTACCAAAGACGTGCCGCTGACGCTGATCCTCAAAGGGCTGCTTGAGGTCAAACCCGGGGAAATCACGCTTAATACGTTTAAAAAGCTGTTTTATCACTATGTCACCTTCAGTGAGGTAAAGCAGCTCAAAACCTTGGAAGAGGTAATATACGCCGCGCTGAGCGGGCCGGTCGCATTCATCATCGACGGCGTGGAATTCGGTATCCTGATCGACGTGCGGCAGTATCCCGCCCGAACTCCGCAGGAGCCGGATCTTGAAAAGGTAACGCGTGGTTCACGGGACGGTTTTGTCGAAACCCTGGTTCATAACACCGCGCTGATACGCCGGCGGGTCCGCGACCCGGGCCTTCGGTTCGAACACCTGAGCGCCGGAGTCAGGTCGAAGACCGACATCGCGCTTACGTATATTGAAGACATCGCAAACCCCGAAATAATAAACCTGGTGCGCGAAAAGATTAACAAGATTAATATCGACGGCCTGCCGATGGCCGAGAAATCCATTGAAGAGCTTATCACACCGGGGACCTATTGGAATCCCTTCCCGAAGGTGCGCTACACCGAGAGGCCGGACGTAGCCGCCGCTCACCTCTTTGACGGGAACGTGATGGTTCTTGTGGACACATCCCCGAGCGCGATAATCCTTCCCGCGACCATTTTTCACCACCTCCAGCATGCGGAAGAATTCAGACAAAACCCAACCGTGGGGGTGTACATGAGGTGGGTGCGTTACATCGGGGTATTCGTTTCGCTCTTCTTGACGCCGCTATGGCTTCTTGCGGCCCTCGAACCGAACATGCTGCCGGGAATACTTCATTTCATCGGTCCCAAGAAGGTGGGGGAAATCCCGCTTTTCCTCCAATTCGTAATAGCCGAAATAGCGATTGATATGATCCGCATGGCTACCATTCACACCCCGAGCCCGATCGCCACTTCGACCGGAATTATCGGAGCGGTTCTGTTGGGACAGCTTGCCGCACAAGTGGGTCTTTTTAGTCCCGAGGTAACGCTTTATACGGCTGCGGCGGCTATCGGCACCTTCCTTACGCCTTCTTTTGAATTGGCGCAGGCCAACCGTCTGGCGCGGCTTTTTATCCTGATCCTTACGGGGCTTTTCAGGCTTCCCGGTTTTATCATCGGCGTTGTTGCGACCTTTGTCCTGCTGCTTTTCACGCGTTCTTTCGGGGTACCTTATCTCTGGCCGCTGATCCCGTTAAACCTTGCGGCGTTAAGAAATGTTTTTATGCGTCCTCCTGTAGCGATTAAGCACGAAAGGCCCGCTATCATGAGACCGATCGATCCCGACCGGCAACCGCAGGCGGCTCCGGCCAGAAAGCCTTTTATGAAAAGGCGCAAGTAG
- the spoVAE gene encoding stage V sporulation protein AE codes for MIFLKAFVIGGLICTAAQCIMDLTNYKVTPAHVLVGLVTTGAVLSALGLYGPFVNFAGAGATVPLSGFGHILAQGTIEEAARGGFLGIFSGGVAAAAAGITAAVVFGYFTALVFKPKG; via the coding sequence ATGATTTTTCTGAAGGCGTTCGTAATCGGCGGGCTTATCTGCACCGCGGCGCAGTGCATTATGGACCTTACCAACTACAAGGTGACTCCGGCGCACGTTCTGGTAGGGCTTGTTACCACGGGTGCGGTTCTGAGCGCTCTCGGTTTGTACGGACCGTTCGTGAATTTTGCGGGGGCGGGGGCGACTGTGCCGCTAAGCGGTTTTGGGCACATTCTGGCCCAGGGGACGATTGAGGAGGCGGCCCGGGGAGGGTTTCTGGGGATATTCAGCGGCGGGGTTGCCGCAGCGGCGGCGGGCATAACCGCGGCTGTGGTTTTCGGTTATTTTACGGCACTGGTGTTTAAACCAAAAGGTTGA